From Anopheles arabiensis isolate DONGOLA chromosome 3, AaraD3, whole genome shotgun sequence, a single genomic window includes:
- the LOC120900350 gene encoding uncharacterized protein LOC120900350 produces the protein MAANSADRLPRALDCSDLAKEWPIWKQQFHIFMIANNKINEDERNKIAIFLWLVGDHGVEIYNTLFPSNGDMKAMFGEIVETNTKKDDKGDAAKKEEKGRTLDDVITAFDSYCLPRKNLAIEAFKFNLIEQKENQPFAEFETALRKQMAFCEFECANCHASYADRMLRDRIIVGIQNKTLQLKLLDAKDEPLKNVVEMCKTYEAASKHKQLIQTNDVHHLNSVEKDAGNWKIDTIQRSELHKASCYNCGQPFNGSHRRYCPAKNVTCNNCGKRGHFMKFCKAPKINSNSDISREPVRTTHEVKQRNDKDVNMIAWADSE, from the exons ATGGCGGCAAATTCAGCAGACCGCTTACCAAGAGCGCTGGATTGCTCAGATTTGGCAAAAGAATGGCCAATATGGAAGCAGCAGTTTCACATCTTTATGATTGCGAATAACAAAATCAACGAGGACGAGCGGAACAAGATCGCGATTTTTTTATGGCTAGTTGGTGATCATGGAGTTGAAATATACAACACATTATTTCCCAGCAACGGAGACATGAAGGCAATGTTCGGTGAAATTGTCGAaaccaatacaaaaaaagatgatAAGGGAGATGCTgctaaaaaagaagaaaaaggcagAACATTGGATGACGTCATTACTGCTTTTGATTCTTACTGTCTTCCAAGAAAAAATTTGGCCATCGAAGCGTTCAAATTCAACCTCATAGAGCAGAAGGAAAATCAACCCTTTGCAGAGTTTGAAACGGCACTACGAAAACAAATGGCATTTTGCGAATTTGAGTGTGCAAATTGTCACGCATCCTATGCTGACCGAATGCTTCGTGATCGTATTATAGTCGGCATCCAGAATAAAACGTTGCAGCTAAAATTGTTGGATGCAAAAGACGAGCCGCTTAAAAACGTCGTAGAAATGTGTAAAACGTATGAGGCTGCATCAAAACACAAGCAGCTAATTCAGACCAACGATGTACATCACCTCAATAGTGTAGAAAAAGATGctggaaattggaaaatagACACAATTCAGCGTAGTGAACTTCATAAGGCAAGCTGCTATAACTGTGGACAACCTTTTAACGGGAGTCATCGTCGTTATTGTCCTGCAAAGAATGTGACCTGTAACAATTGCGGAAAGCGGGGACATTTCATGAAATTCTGCAAAGCTCCGAagatcaacagcaacagtgaCATCTCACGGGAACCGGTACGAACAACGCATGAAGTGAAGCAAAGGAACGACAAAGATGTAAACATGATCGCGTGGGCTGATTCAG AGTAA
- the LOC120900349 gene encoding cytochrome P450 4d1-like produces MFVLVAVFVVYLSYLLLKYHQKRQERLKLLRYFPGPQPEYILGCSYLFYNKSITEIFDTIVDSHAQYGKDICLIGAFNMLELEISSAQNIEKVLLAKTTKKSYQYDFLEPWLGTGLLLSFGEKWFQRRKIITPSFHFKILDQFMDVFNQEADTLVSKLERHVDQQEFDIYDHITLYALDSICATSMGVHINAQKDPNNEYTQGVKKVSEYVFRRIFSVLNQFPALFVLYSYAREQGRIIKRLHDFTNTVIDTRRKQLARENKPVQVDDYSKHRDTFLDQLLKVRVNGQPLSTADIREEVDTFMFEGHDTTTSGISFTILQLAKHQDVQQKLYEEIDTVLGESAKTIFLTNALLQELKYLDLVIKESLRLVPPVPFVGRKLLEDMEMNGTVVPAGTTISLNIFCLHRNPEVFPEPEKFIPERFSDANEIPRGPYDYIPFSAGSRNCIGQKYALLEMKVTIVKLLASYRILPGESIDQVRYKADLVIRPSGGIPVKLTRRS; encoded by the exons atgtttgttttggttgcggTGTTTGTGGTTTATCTTTCCTACCTATTGCTAAAATATCATCAAAAGCGACAAGAGAGACTGAAGCTTCTTAGGTACTTCCCAGGACCCCAGCCGGAGTACATTCTTGGGTGTAGTTACCTGTTTTATAACAAATCTATTACAG AAATATTCGATACCATTGTTGACTCCCATGCCCAATACGGTAAGGATATATGCCTAATCGGTGCATTCAACATGCTCGAGCTAGAAATCTCTTCCGCCCAAAACATCGAAAAGGTGCTGCTGGCAAAGACAACGAAAAAATCCTACCAATACGACTTCCTAGAGCCGTGGCTCGGTACCGGGCTGCTGCTTTCGTTCGGCGAGAAGTGGTTCCAGCGTCGCAAAATCATCACACCGtcgtttcatttcaaaattcTCGACCAATTCATGGACGTGTTCAACCAGGAGGCGGACACGCTCGTCTCCAAGCTGGAACGGCACGTCGATCAGCAAGAGTTCGATATCTACGATCACATCACGCTGTACGCGCTGGATAGTATTTGCG CAACATCGATGGGTGTTCACATCAACGCACAGAAAGACCCGAACAACGAATACACCCAGGGCGTTAAGAAGGTGTCCGAGTACGTGTTTCGGCGCATTTTCAGTGTGCTGAACCAGTTCCCCGCCCTCTTTGTGCTGTACTCTTACGCGAGGGAACAGGGAAGGATCATCAAACGGTTGCATGATTTCACAAACACTGTCATCGATACGAGAAGGAAACAGCTGGCAAGGGAAAACAAACCCGTACAGGTGGACGATTACTCCAAACACCGCGATACGTTCCTCGATCAGCTGCTGAAGGTAAGGGTCAACGGACAGCCGCTCAGTACGGCCGACATTCGGGAGGAGGTGGACACGTTCATGTTCGAAGGGCATGATACGACGACTTCGGGCATTTCGTTCACCATTCTGCAGCTGGCAAAGCATCAGGATGTTCAGCAGAAGCTGTACGAAGAGATCGATACCGTACTGGGGGAGAGTGCAAAGACGATCTTCCTCACCAACGCACTCCTCCAGGAGCTCAAGTATCTGGATCTAGTAATCAAGGAGTCGTTGCGCTTAGTTCCCCCGGTTCCGTTCGTGGGGCGTAAACTTCTCGAGGATATGGAAATGA ACGGCACAGTAGTGCCCGCCGGAACAACCATCTCGCTCAACATCTTCTGCCTGCACCGCAATCCCGAGGTGTTCCCCGAGCCGGAAAAGTTTATCCCGGAGCGGTTCTCCGACGCGAACGAAATCCCGCGCGGCCCGTACGACTACATCCCGTTCAGTGCCGGTTCGCGGAACTGTATTGGTCAGAAGTACGCGCTGCTCGAGATGAAAGTTACCATCGTGAAGCTGCTGGCCAGCTACCGTATCCTGCCCGGCGAGTCGATCGATCAAGTGCGCTACAAGGCGGATCTGGTCATCCGCCCTTCCGGCGGCATTCCGGTGAAACTTACCAGAAGAAGTTAA